A single Amphiura filiformis chromosome 8, Afil_fr2py, whole genome shotgun sequence DNA region contains:
- the LOC140159364 gene encoding G-protein coupled receptor Mth2-like, whose translation MSLVITVIGCLLFLSNILVPLKANLETPVSCISRTLLNRTKTEDINIYNEDFDGCLQDAPTTKSTVCAKAITTPDNTTATKVRIGPDLLTDVLDVLEEAMMRNNVRLCDTDIFVIEVRSGILPVDRATQKDCQQSIKEKKVLNQLNEFDESLNLELLVGGVMDKHSYYVEFSYEFHNYSYTRNLLTDDCKICDGKILSADEYLRRSRNGTRPFISIGTFHSDENIGLENGSVLLCDEGHEPGERPLFSSVPGGLVLAQTLTVFSLVGLFLTFITYVVFSQLRNVPGRIIMNLLIALFVALSSICLGPLLLYPDSMCLISAVAFHYFWLAAFSWMNILSIDTTYILSCNPFVSNDASSGRYRLCAYFVYGWGGPGVFVLVCVALHFCKCTSFGFEYGFDDGVCWTNDGASGLYFFGVPVGILLAINVILLCVTVLTIWRSSRRIRKLEKNNDKLAASRREFIVFIKLFTLMGLPWILGNITAFYFTPVLEYIYIILNSLQGVLIFVVLVVTGRGGHLWREKWRMKRPESPAPSGGNGVSMGTVETKTTSKTGTPMDTRRIEIGDKNGHKEN comes from the exons TGCCATTGAAGGCAAACCTGGAGACCCCTGTAAGCTGCATATCTCGGACACTTTTGAACAGAACTAAAACGGAAGACATCAACATATACAATGAAGACTTTGATGGCTGTCTCCAGGATGCTCCGACCACGAAGTCTACAGTGTGCGCCAAAGCTATCACAACACCGGACAATACCACAGCCACCAAAGTAAGAATTGGTCCAGACCTTCTCACAGACGTCTTAGATGTACTTGAGGAGGCCATGATGCGAAACAATGTCCGACTTTGCGATACAGACATTTTTGTTATTGAAGTAAGATCTGGTATATTGCCAGTCGATCGAGCAACACAAAAAGATTGTCAACAAAGTATCAAGGAGAAGAAAGTTCTGAACCAGCTTAACGAGTTCGATGAAAGCTTGAATTTGGAGCTTCTCGTTGGTGGTGTTATGGATAAACATTCTTATTATGTAGAATTCTCATATGAATTTCATAATTACAGCTATACAAGAAACCTGTTGACGGATGACTGTAAGATATGCGATGGAAAGATCCTGTCAGCTGACGAATATTTAAGAAGAAGTCGGAATGGAACGAGACCATTCATTTCAATAGGGACATTTCATTCGGACGAAAATATTGGTTTGGAAAACGGATCGGTACTTTTATGCGATGAAGGTCACGAACCGGGTGAACGACCACTTTTTAGTAGCGTTCCTGGAGGTCTTGTGCTGGCTCAAACACTCACTGTGTTTTCATTAGTTGGATTGTTCTTAACGTTCATCACTTATGTTGTTTTCAGTCAACTGCGAAATGTCCCTGGAAGAATCATTATGAATCTGTTAATTGCATTATTTGTTGCATTAAGTAGTATTTGTCTTGGCCCGTTGTTGCTTTATCCAGACTCAATGTGTTTAATATCTGCCGTTGCTTTTCATTATTTCTGGCTAGCCGCATTCTCCTGGATGAACATTCTCAGTATTGACACCACATATATCCTATCCTGTAACCCCTTCGTGTCTAACGATGCATCGAGTGGTCGCTATCGTCTCTGCGCATATTTTGTATATGGCTGGGGTGGACCAGGCGTGTTTGTCCTTGTCTGTGTAGCGTTACATTTTTGCAAGTGCACATCGTTTGGATTTGAGTATGGGTTTGATGATGGAGTCTGCTGGACAAATGATGGAGCTAGTGGATTATATTTCTTTGGTGTTCCAGTGGGAATATTACTGGCTATAAATGTGATCTTGTTATGCGTTACTGTATTGACTATTTGGAGATCGTCCAGGAGGATAAGGAAATTAGAGAAGAACAATGACAAATTAGCTGCATCTAGGAGAGAATTCATAGTATTCATAAAG CTCTTTACTCTGATGGGTCTACCATGGATACTTGGTAACATCACAGCATTTTACTTCACTCCAgtgcttgagtacatctacatcATCCTGAACTCCCTGCAAGGTGTTCTCATCTTTGTCGTTTTGGTTGTCACGGGCAGAGGAGGACATTTGTGGCGAGAAAAATGGAGGATGAAGAGACCAGAATCCCCAGCGCCTAGCGGAGGGAACGGAGTCTCTATGGGAACGGTAGAGACAAAAACAACAAGCAAAACAGGAACACCTATGGATACCCGTAGAATAGAAATTGGAGACAAAAACGGTCACAAAGAAAATTAG